Part of the Salmo trutta chromosome 2, fSalTru1.1, whole genome shotgun sequence genome, TTGAACCCCTCAACACTAGCCCTAACCCCATACTAACTCTGTCCAGGGTTGAACCCCTCACAACTAGCCCTAACCCCATACTAACTATGTCCAGGCTTGAACCCCTCACAACTAGCCCTAACCCCATACTAACCATGTCCAGGGTTGAACCCCTCACAACTAGCCCTAACCCCATACTAACTATGTCCAGGGTTGAACCCCTCACAACTAGCCCTAACCCCATACTAACTATGTCCAGGGTTGAACCCCTCACCACTAGCCCTAACCCCATACTAACTATGTCCAGGGTTGAACCCCTCACAACTAGCCCTAACCCCATACTAACTATGTCCAGGGTTGAACCCCTCACAACTAGCCCTAACCCCATACTAACTATGTCCAACTTGAACCCCTCACCACTAGCCCTAACCCCATACTATGTCCAGGGTTGAACCCCTCACAACTAGCCCTAACCCCATACTAACTATGTCCAGGGTTGAACCCCTCACCACTAGCCCTAACCCCATACTAACTATGTCCAGGGTTGGACCCCTCACCACTAGCCCTAACCCCATACTAACTATGTCCAGGGTTGAACCCCTCACCACTAGCCCTAACCCCATACTAACTATGTCCAGGGTTGGACCCCTCACCACTAGCCCTAACCCCATACTAACCATGTCCAGGGTTGGACCCCTCACCACTAGCCCTAACCCCATACTAACCATGTCCAGGGTTGAACCCCTCACCACTAGCCCTAACCCCATACTAACTATGTCCAGGGTTGAACCCCTCACAACTAGCCCTAACCCCATACTAACTATGTCCAGGGTTGAACCCCTCACAACTAGCCCTAACCCCATACTAACTATGTCCAGGGTTGGACCCATCACCACTAGCCCTAACCCCATACTAACTATGTCCAGGGTTGGACCCCTCACAACTAGCCCTAACCCCATACTAACTATGTCCAGGGTTGAACCCCTCACCACTAGCCCTAACCCCATACTAACTCTCTCCAGGGTTGGACCCCTCACCACTAGCCCTAACCCCATACTAACTCTCTCCAGGGTTGAACCCCTCACAACTAGCCCTAACCCCATACTAACTATGTCCATGGTTGGACCCCTCACCACTAGCCCTAACCCCATACTAACTCTCTCCAGGGTTGAACCCCTCACAACTAGCCCTAACCCCATACTAACTATGTCCAGGGTTTGACCCCTCACCACTAGCCCTAACCCCATACTAACTCTCTCCAGGGTTGGACCCCTCACAACTAGCCCTAACCCCATACTAACTATGTCCAGGGTTGAACCCCTCACCACTAGCCCTAACCCCATACTAACTATGTCCAGGGTTGGACCCCTCACCACTAGCCCTAACCCCATACTAACTATGTCCAGGGTTGAACCCCTCACCACTAGCCCTAACCCCATACTAACTATGTCCAGGGTTGGACCCCTCACCACTAGCCCTAACCCCATACTAACTATGTCCAGGGTTGGACCCATCACAACTGGCCCTAACCCCATACTAACTATGTCCAGGGTTGGACCCATCACAACTGGCCCTAACCCCATACTAACTATGTCCAGGGTTGGACCCATCACAACTGGCCCTAACCCCATACTAACTATGTCCAGGGTTGGACCCATCACAACTGGCCCTAACCCCATattatctctgtctctgtaggtCAAGCCAGGGTGCACCAGCTAGCAGAGAACACACGTTACTTCAGGTCTCGCCTTCAGGAGATGGGCTTCATCATCTATGGTAACGATGATTCTCCCGTGGTCCCGATACTGCTCTACATGCCAGGAAAAGTTGTGTAAGTTACTTTCATTTGCTCGGTTTATTTTACAGGGATAATGCACTGATTTATAACCCTTCTCTTCTACATGCTGGGAAAGTGATGTATGTATCAAAAAAGTACCTTTTCATGCATTTCTATGTTTTATTGTGAAGGAATGAAAGGAGAGATTAGAACGTGGTCCtttttgtagctcagttggttgaACGTGGTGCTTGTAACGCCAaggtagtgggttcgattcccgggaccagaCGTAGGTAAACATTTATGCACGCATGGGTGTAAATCGCTTTGAattaaagtgtctgctaaatggcagatATTTGATTAGGAATATAACCCTTGCCACTGGGGGGGTGTATGTAGTCTGTGGTCTGACCTACCACTACCATCAGACCGAGACACGACAACCCTGACAAGACCACTTTCAACTAATCACCTGGCACATAAAATAACTCAAGGTGGAATCTGCTTTCACTTTTTGTGTGTCTATCTTATGTTGCCTTTCTGTggacatatacagtacagtataactgCATATATGGTAGAATTGTATTGTTACTGTCTGTCCAGAGGCTACATCAGTGTCTGAATGTATTTACAACAGCTCAGCTATTGCCCATGATCTTTTGCACACTGTTTCAATTGATCGATTCACTTTGACTAATTGTGATACAACTATTATATCTTGTTTTTGGAAAGCAGGTGGTCATTTTACTAGTGGTCAGTCCAGCAGCAAAAAGGTCAATATTGAGTGTCTTTTCAAGATGACTTTGAACAGCAGCCATGTTTAATGTGTCCAGATGCTCAGTGAATCAGTCAGTGACCATATAAAATGTAGCAGGCGAGGATCGTATTCACACAGTACAGACACTTTCAGATGCATCTAAAGATAACAGCTTTCTGGCAGGATAACAATGAACCCGGGTGAGCAGCTGGAAGACCTTTAATACTGGGCTTCCTTCCTACTATGATGGCTTCACCGGTCGGCTGCTGTCCTGGACCCTGGTGGAAAACTAggttcatgtcttcactattccaCTCAGCGGAAATCTATTCCACTCAGCGGAAATCTATTCCACTCAGCGGAAATCTATTCCACTCAGCGGAAATCTATTCCACTCAGTGGACATCTATTCCACTCAGTGGACATCTATTCCACTCAGTGGACATCTATTCCACTCAGTGGCACCAAGGACAAATAACAGAAAATTTGCTGACCAAATGTTGCCATGTGGTTTGTTCATGTGAACCAGTAGTAAACAAGGTCATATGTTCAGGGTCATAGTGTATGTTCAGGGTCATAGTGTATGTTCAGGGTCATAGTGTATGTTCAGGGTCATAGTGTATGTTCAGGGTCATAGTGTATGTTCAGGGTCATAGTGTATGTTCAGGGTCATAGTGTATGTTCAGGGTCATAGTGTATGTTCAGGGTGATACTGTATGTTCAGGGTCGTAGTGTATGTTCAGGGTCGTAGTGTATGTTCGGGGTCGTAGTGTATGTTCGGGGTCGTAGTGTATGTTCAGGGTCATAGTGTATGTTCAGGGTCATAGTGTATGTTCAGGGTCATAGTGTATGTTCAGGGTGATACTTTATGTTCGGGGTCGTAGTGTATGTTCGGGGTCGTAGTGTATGTTCGGGGTCGTAGTGTATGTTCGGGGTCGTAGTGTATGTTCAGGGTCATAGTGTATGTTCAGGGTGATACTGTATGTTCGGGGTCGTAGTGTATGTTCGGGGTCGTAGTGTATGTTCGGGGTCGTAGTGTATGTTCAGGGTCATAGTGTATGTTCAGGGTGATACTTTATGTTCGGGGTCGTAGTGTATGTTCGGGGTCGTAGTGTATGTTCGGGGTCGTAGTGTATGTTCAGGGTCATAGTGTATGTTCAGGGTGATACTGTATGTTCAGGGTCGTAGTGTATGTTCGGGGTCGTAGTGTATGTTCGGGGTCGTAGTGTATGTTCAGGGTCGTAGTGTATGTTCAGGGTCGTAGTGTATGTTCAGGGTCGTAGTGTATGTTCAGGGTCGTAGTGTATGTTCAGGGTTGTACTGTATGTTCAGGGTCATAGTGTATGTTCAGGGTCATAGTGTAAGGTGGTTTTGTTTAACACATTCAGTTGTGTATTTCATGTTGGTCTAGGCAGGTTACTGAACAGGCCTTTATGACAGCTGGGGATGTAAAAGGGACTGTAAATACAAAGATTGATACATTGGTACGTTCATTCATCCCTGCGCCGTGTCTTTCACAATGCCATGCTGTGACTGTGTTCTGCTGCCGCAGGGCTTTCTCTCATGCCATGCTGTGACTGTGTTCTGCTGCCGCAGGGCTTTCTCTCGTGCCATGCTGTGACTGTGTTCTGCTGCCGCAGGGCTTTCTCTCGTGCCATGCTGTGACTGTGTTCTGCTGCCGCAGGGCTTTCTCTCGTGCCATGCTGTCACTGTGTTCTGCTGCCGCAGGGCTTTCTCTCGTGCCATGCTGTGACTGTGTTCTGCTGCCGCAGGGCTTTCTCTCGTGCCATGCTGTGACTGTGTTCTGCTGCCGCAGTGCTTTCTCTCGTGCCATGCTGTGACTGCGTTCTGCTGCCGCAGGGCTTTCTCTCGTGCCATGCTGTCACTGTGTTCTGCTGCCGCAGGGCTTTCTCTCGTGCCATGCTGTGACCGTGTTCTGCTGCCTCAGGGCTTTCTCTCGTGCCATGCTGTGACTGTGTTCTGCTGCCGCAGGGCTTTCTCTCGTGCCATGTTGTGACTGTGTTCTGCTGCCGCAGGGCTTTCTCTCGTGCCATGATGTGACTGCGTTCTGCTGCCGCAGGGCTTTCTCTCGTGCCTTGCTGTGACTGTGTTCTGCTGCCGCAGGGCTTTCTCTCGTGCCATGCTGTGACTGTGTTCTGCTGCCGCAGGGCATTCTCTCGTGCCATGCCGTGAGTTTGTTCTGCTGCCGCAGGCCTTCTCTCGTGCCATGCCGTGACTGTGTTCTGCTGCCGCAGGGCTTTCTCTCGTGCCATGTTGTGACTGTGTTCTGCTGCCGCAGGGCTTTCTCTCGTGCCTTGCTGTGACTGTGTTCTGCTGCCGCAGGGCTTTCTCTCGTGCCTTGCTGTGACTGTGTTCTGCTGCCGCAGGGCTTTCTCTCGTGCTATGCTGTGACTGTGTTCTGCTGTCGCAGGGCTTTCTCTCGTGCCATGCTGTGACTGTGTTCTGCTGCCGCAGGGCTTTCTTTCATGCCATGCTGTGACTGTGTTCTGCTGTCGCAGGGCTTTCTCTCGTGCCATGCTGAAGAGGAAGATAGGAGTGGTGGTTGTAGGGTTCCCAGCCACGCCCATCACCGAGGCACGGGCACgcttctgtctgtctgctgcacaCACCAAGGCCATGCTTGACCAggtaagcgcacacacacacacacacacacacacacacacacacacacacacacatacacatacatacagacatacatctctctctctccctctctctcaattaaattctctctctcaattcatttaaatttctctgtctcactctctctctcaattagtttctatttctccctccctctctccctcaatgAATTTcaatttctctttctccctctctctttctctccctctctctctctttcaattcatttcaatatctctctctaccgctctccctctcttcctctctccctctctccccctctccctctctccctccccctctccctctctccccctctccctctctctctccctctctctctcaattaatttaaatttctctccctctctcgctcactcaattcatttcaatttctctctctctcccactctctcccctctccttccctctctccccctctccccccctctctctcaattagtttcaatttctctctccctctctctccccctctctcctctcaattaatttatatttctctctctccctctccctctctccccctctgccactctctctccctctctctctctcaattcatttacatttctctctctctaccgctctcccttcctccctctctctttccgcCTCTCTCTCAATCAAATtcaatttctctctccctctctctctctctctctctcaattaatttcaatttctctctctcttcccctctccttccctctctctctccctctctccccctctctctctctcaattagtttcaatttctctctcttcctctctcaattcatttaaatttctctctgtctaccgctctccctccctctctctctccctctttctctccctccctctctctcaattaatttcaatttctctctccctctctccccctctccctctctctctctctctctctctcaattaatttcaatttctctctccctctctctcaattcatttcaatttctctctctctaccgctctccctccctccctctctctctccctctttctctccctccctctctctcaattaatttcaatttctctctccctctctccccactctccctctcccccctctccctctctctctctcgcccctctctccctccctctcgctccccctctccctctccctctctctctcctccctctccctctctccctctctctcccactctccctccctcactctcttcccctctccttccctctctctctccctttctcccccccctctctctctctctcaattagtttcaatttctctctcttcctctccctccttctttctcaattcatttcaatttcTCTCTGTCCGCTCTCtccgctctcccccctctccctctctctctcccccctctccctctcctcccccctctccctctctctctctcccactctccctctctctcccactctccctccctctctctcttcccctctcctttcctctctctctccctctccccatctctctctctctcaattagtttcaatttctctctcttcctctccctccttctctctcaattcatttcaattgctCTCTGTCTAccgctctcccccccctccctctctctctccctctccccctctctctctctctcaattagtttcaatttctctctcttcctctccctccttctctctcaattcatttcaatttcTCTCTGTCCGCTCTCtccgctctcccccctctccctctctctctcccccctctccctcctctctctctctctctctctcccactctccctctctctcccactctcccctctctctcccactctccctccctctctcctttcctctctctctccctctcttcccatctctctctctctctctcaattagtttcaatttctctctcttcctctccctctctcaattcatttcaatttctctctgtctaccgctctccctctctctctccccctctccctctccccctctctctctcaattagtttcaatgtctctctcttcctctccctccttctctctcaattcatttcaatttcTCTCTGTCCGCTCTCtccgctctcccccctctccctctctctccccctctccctctctctctctctctctcccactctccctctctctccctccctctctctcttcccctctcctctccctctctttccccctctccctctctctctcccccccccctctaacaGTATATTTTCCTCCTCCCCAGGTGTTGTTTGATCTGAACGAGTTAGGAGATGATTTGTGTCTGAAGTTCTCCCGGAGGAAATATTCTCCTCgtccacaacaacacaacaacaacgaCAACACAGACTTTGAGCTGGACAGTTAGCCAATAGACTGATAGgataacccctgacctctgacctcccacctgtgacctctgacctcccaCCTCTGCACTGAGAGACTGTAACGGTGGTTCCACGCTGACAGGGAATGGCCATACGTCCCAATAATTTCTCCTTTATCCCAAAGTTGTGCACTTGTGCTCTCCTCCCCACACACATGTTAAaaacattggattggtgtaagcaTGGGTTAGACAGTGTCTAGTACCATGTGTCTTGTACCAGATCATAATGGGAAGTGAACAGGTCGTACATGGTTCGATTTTGGGAACAGCAGGTGGGCCTCTGCCTTCCCTGCCAGTCcaatacacagagagagtgggGTCTCACCTCTACCAGTCcaatacacagagagagtgggGTCTCATCTCTACCAGTCcaatacacagagagagtgggGTCTCACCTCTACCAGTCCACTACACAGAGAGAGTGGGGTCTCACCTCTACCAGTCcaatacacagagagagtgggGTCTCACCTCTACCAGTGcaatacacagagagagtgggGTCTCATCTCTACCAGTCCACTACACAGAGAGAGTGGGGTCTCATCTCTACCAGTCcaatacacagagagagtgggGTCTCACCTCTACCAGTCcaatacacagagagagtgggGTCTCACCTCTACCAGTCcaatacacagagagagtgggGTCTCATCTCTACCAGTCcaatacacagagagagtgggGTCTCATCTCTACCAGTCcaatacacagagagagtgggGTCTCATCTCTACCAGTCCAATACACCGAGAGATTGGGGTCTCATCTCTACCAGTCCAATACACCGAGAGAGTGGGGTCTCATCTCTACCAGTCCAATACATTGAGAGAGTGGGTCTCATCTCTACCAGTCcaatacacagagagagtgggGTCTCATCTCTACCAGTCCAATACACAGAGAGGGTGGGGTCTCATCTCTACCAGTCCACTACACAGAGAGAGTGGGGTCTCATCTCTACCAGTCcaatacacagagagagtgggGTCTCATCTCTACCAGTCcaatacacagagagagtgggGTCTCATCTCTACCAGTCcaatacacagagagagtggTGTCTCATCTCTACCAGTCcaatacacagagagagtggggtgTCATCTCTACCAGTCcaatacacagagagagtgggGTCTCATCTCTACCAGTCCAATACACAGAGTGGGGTCTCATCTCCACCAGTCCAATACACAGAGTGGGGTCTCATCTCCACCAGTCcaatacacagagagagtgggGTCTCATCTCTACCAGTCcaatacacagagagagtgggGTCTCATCTCCACCAGTCcaatacacagagagagtgggGTCTCATCTCTACCAGTCcaatacacagagagagtgggTCTCATCTCTACCAGTCcaatacacagagagagtgggTCTCATCTCCACCAGTCcaatacacagagagagtgggTCTCATCTCCACCAGTCcaatacacagagagagtgggGTCTCATCTCTACCAGTCcaatacacagagagagtgggGTCTCATCTCTACCAGTCCAATACACCGAGAGATTGGGGTCTCATCTCCACCAGTCcaatacacagagagagtgggTCTCATCTCTACCAGTCcaatacacagagagagtgggTCTCATCTCCACCAGTCcaatacacagagagagtgggTCTCATCTCCACCAGTCcaatacacagagagagtgggGTCTCATCTCTACCAGTCCAATACACCGAGAGATTGGGGTCTCATCTCCACCAGTCcaatacacagag contains:
- the LOC115163104 gene encoding uncharacterized protein LOC115163104 — its product is MVRFWEQQSGSHLYQSNTQREWGLISTSPIHREGGVSSLPVHYTERVGSHLYQSNTQREWGLISTSPIHRESGVSSLPVQYTERVVSHLYQSNTQREWGVISTSPIHRESGVSSLPVQYTERVGSHLYQSNTQREWGLISTSPIHRESGVSSLPVQYTERVGLISTSPIHRESGSHLHQSNTQREWVSSPPVQYTERVGSHLYQSNTQREWGLISTSPIHREIGVSSPPVQYTERVGLISTSPIHRESGSHLHQSNTQREWVSSPPVQYTERVGSHLYQSNTPRDWGLISTSPIHRESGVSSPPVQYTERVGSHLHQSNTQREWGLISTSPIHRESGVSSPPYTTKRNVQCPKCCCSVLYIIVCVYIRM